Proteins from a single region of Chryseobacterium scophthalmum:
- a CDS encoding dienelactone hydrolase family protein yields the protein MIRSILLSTFLMTSGTIFSQNLKPVSYQDGSQKLNGLVTSNAGKKLPGVLILPAWKGIDDEAKTAAADLEKQGYIAFIADIYGEGNIPTDNASAAKTAGFYKKDYVAYQKRISLALEQLKKNGAISDKIAVIGYCFGGTGALESAREKLPVVGVVSIHGSIGKDQSRPNEAISTKILVENPAEDKSVTPEDYNNLVKEMNDGKADWQIITYANSKHTFTDPKSADYNPVMAKRAWNHTLLFLKEILK from the coding sequence ATGATACGTTCAATATTATTATCAACATTTCTTATGACTTCAGGAACTATTTTCAGTCAGAATTTAAAACCTGTGTCTTATCAGGATGGTTCGCAAAAACTGAATGGTTTGGTAACCTCCAATGCCGGAAAAAAACTTCCCGGAGTTTTGATTCTTCCAGCCTGGAAAGGAATTGATGACGAAGCAAAAACTGCAGCAGCAGATTTAGAAAAACAAGGCTACATCGCATTTATAGCAGATATTTATGGAGAAGGAAATATTCCGACTGACAATGCTTCTGCTGCAAAAACTGCCGGATTTTACAAGAAAGATTATGTAGCTTATCAGAAAAGAATTTCTTTAGCTTTAGAACAATTGAAGAAAAACGGAGCGATTTCAGATAAAATTGCGGTAATCGGTTATTGTTTTGGCGGAACCGGTGCTTTGGAATCTGCGAGAGAAAAATTGCCTGTTGTAGGCGTTGTTTCCATTCATGGAAGTATTGGAAAAGACCAATCGAGGCCGAATGAAGCTATTTCAACTAAAATCTTAGTAGAAAATCCTGCAGAAGATAAAAGTGTGACGCCGGAAGATTACAATAATCTAGTTAAAGAAATGAATGACGGCAAAGCAGATTGGCAAATCATTACGTATGCTAATTCAAAACATACTTTTACTGACCCAAAATCAGCCGATTATAATCCTGTGATGGCAAAAAGAGCCTGGAATCATACGCTTTTATTTTTGAAAGAAATTTTGAAATAA
- a CDS encoding HAD family hydrolase has translation MEIKNIVFDFGGVLMDWNPRYFFKTYFNDDEKMEYFLENIAQDEWNIEQDRGRTLAEGTEVQIKKFPEWEKELRAYYDNWTVMLKSDIPQNVEILRKLGNTSYQLFGLTNWSEETFPYALENYDFFQIFDGKIVVSGTEKLIKPDPKIWNVLLERYQLEANESVFIDDNFKNIEMAKTLGFKTIHIQPETDLKTELNNLGVKFD, from the coding sequence TGATGGATTGGAATCCAAGATATTTTTTCAAAACTTATTTTAATGATGATGAAAAAATGGAATATTTCCTTGAAAATATTGCTCAGGATGAATGGAATATCGAGCAAGACAGAGGAAGAACTTTAGCAGAAGGAACCGAAGTTCAGATCAAAAAATTTCCGGAATGGGAAAAAGAACTCAGAGCCTATTATGATAACTGGACGGTTATGCTGAAAAGCGACATTCCTCAAAATGTAGAAATTCTGAGAAAACTGGGAAATACTTCCTATCAATTATTTGGATTAACCAATTGGTCTGAAGAAACCTTTCCTTATGCCTTGGAAAACTATGATTTCTTTCAAATATTTGATGGGAAAATTGTGGTTTCAGGAACAGAAAAATTGATTAAACCTGACCCTAAAATCTGGAATGTTTTATTGGAAAGATACCAGTTGGAAGCCAATGAATCGGTTTTCATTGATGATAATTTCAAAAATATTGAGATGGCGAAAACTTTGGGCTTTAAAACGATTCATATTCAACCTGAAACAGATTTGAAAACTGAGCTGAATAATTTAGGCGTAAAATTTGATTAA